The Vulcanimicrobium alpinum sequence GATTCCCTGGTCAAGCGGTCGCACCGAGTTTACGTCGCGCTTCGAGCGTTTGGCGATCGCCCTCCTACTCGAGATGTCCGTCGCGGCGGTCGCGCGTCGCTTGGGCATCAGCTGGGAGCAAGTCGATTCCATTATGCTCCGGGCGGTCGAGCGCGGTAAGCAGCGGCGACTGCCACGTCTTGTGCGGCATCTCGGCATCGACGAGAAGGCCGTCAAAAAGCGGCATCGGTACTTCACGATCGTGTCCGACTTGGACCGCGGCGAGGTCCTGTGGGTCGGTCGCGGTCGCAAGCGCGAATCGATTGACGCTTTCTACGACGGCCTTTCGCACGAACAACTTCATGCCATTGAGGGCATCGCGATGGATATGTGGCAGCCGTACTTCGAGTCGACCGTAGCACACGTGCCCGATGCGGCACGGAAGATCGTCTTCGATAAGTACCACATCACGGCATATCTCACCAAAGCCGTCGATCTCACTCGTCGAGCGATGATGCGTGACAAGACGCTCGACCGAACGGCATTGAAAGGGACTAAGTATTCCTGGTTGCGCTCGTTTGCGAATCTCGACCGCGACGAACGACGTGATCTGAGCGCCTTGCGGAGCCAGTACAAACGCCTTGGCCGCGCGTGGTCGATGAAGGAGCACTTTACGGAGTTCTGGCGATATCGGCGTGAGTCCGCAGCGCGTCGTTTCTTTGCCGATTGGTACCGGTGGGCGACGCACTCTCAATTGCCCGAAATGATCAGCGTCGCGCGCACGCTCAAACGTCACTTTGCGAACATCATCACGTACATTCGCAAGCCGATCACCAATGCGGCAGCCGAGAGCCTCAACAGCAAGATCCAAATGATCAAATTCCGCGCGCGCGGCTATCGCAATGAGGGCCGATTTGCAGCGGCGATTCTATTCCACTGTGGTGGGCTCGACCTCTTGCCCGCCCACCCGAAGTCCTGAAGCGCCCGCCGAGCAGACCGAGGACTGGCAGACCGAGCGGCGGTATATGAACTCCGACTTACTCACGCCGCTGTAGGGCTGAACGAAATTACACTCGTCCGCGGACACAGTCCAACAACGTTGCTTTCCAATCGAAGTACTCGGTCATATCAAAGTAGCCTCGGCCTAACCATTCGTCGTTCTGCTCCGAAGTAATTTCCGCCCTACGCGAACACGCTGCTGTACGTAATGGAGCACGTCATCGCCGCCGTCGACTGCATCAACGTCCCCGTCGCGCCCAAACAGGATGCGTCGCAATGGGTCGATCTCGCGCAGGCGCGCGCGGAGTGCGCCGCGGGCACGAGCCGCTGGGCGTGGGCCGCGGACGATCCCGCGTCCGAGGTGATCCTCGCGTGCGCCGGCGACGTGATGGTCCTCGAGACGCTCGCCGCCGTGAGCATCCTGCGCACGCATGCGCCGTCGCTGCGCATCCGGGTGGTCGTCGTCATCGACCTCTTCACGCTGGCCGGCCCGAGATGCACCCGCACGACGCAAGCCGCTCGAGCACGACGTCCCGGTGGTGTTCGCGTACCACGCCTACCCGCGCACGATCCACGAGCTCATCTACCGCCGGCCCACGCCCGACCGATTCCCCGTTCGCGGCTACCTCGAGGAGGGGACGACGACGACCCCGTTCGACATGATCGTGCTGAAACGCGTCAGCCACTATCACCCGGCCTTGGAAACATTGAAGCGAGCCCACGAACCCGGCACCCCAAGGAAAGCGAGGCGATCGCCGCCGGCGAAGCAGCGCTGCGGCGCCATGCCGAGCACATCGTGCGCGAGGGCACCGATTTGCCGGAAGTGACGGAGTGGCGCTGGTAACGCACAAGGCCGGGTGGGGGAGGCGGCGAAACGGGGCGTTACCGTGTCCCCGCGTGCCCTTTGGACCTCGGCTCTCCTCGCCTTCGCTGCGCTCTCCGGATGCAGCGGCGGCGGCTTGCTGCCCGGCGGTCCGCACTCGATGCCCCCGGACCGCTTGAGCGCGCTCGTGCGCGGGGCGTCGAGCACGAACGCCGTCGACCCGAAACTGGTCTTCGCGATGATCGACGCCGAGTCGCACGGCGATCCCAGCGCCGTCTCGCGCGTCGGCGCGCAGGGGCTCATGCAGCTGATGCCCGACACCTCGGCGCTGTACGGCGTCGTCAACCCATTCGACCCGTATCAGAACGTCGACGGCGGGACGCGCTACCTGCACGACCTGCTGCGGCGCTACCGCGGCAACGTCCGGCTGGCCGTCGCGGCCTACAATGCGGGGCCGGGCGCCGTCGATGCCGCTCGCGGGATCCCGCACTACGCGGAGACGCGCGCCTACGTCGACCGCGTCGTCGCCGGCTTGCGATAACGCGTGGCGGCATTCCCCGGGGTGCGGAGTCCGGCGTTCGCACGCGCCCCGGCGCCGAAACTCCGGCTGCCGATCCTCGACGCCTACCTGCTGCGTGAGGTAGCAGGCCCGTTCGGGTTCGCGCTCGGCGCGTTCTTCCTGTTCTGGTTCGCGAACATCTTCGTGCTCGCGGCCGACTATCTCGTCAACAAGGGCGCGCCGCTGTTTCTGGTGCTGCGCTTCCTGCTCTTCCGCGTCCCGCAGGCGACGCCGCTCGCGTTTCCGTTCGCGAGCCTGTTCGGGACGCTGCTCGGCTTCGGCCGCCTGATGGCGGACAACGAGATCAACGCGCTGCGCACCTCCGGCGTGTCGTTTCTGCGGATCATCCGCCTGCCGGTGCTCGCGGGGGCGGCGGTTGCGATCACGTCGTTCCTGGTGAACGAGCACATCGCGCCGATCGCAACCGACCTCTCGACCCGCAGCTTCTATCAGATTCTGTACCGGTCGCAGACGCTGCCGCTCGAACCAGATATCTTCCGCGCCGACCCCTCGAGCGGGAACGTGTTCTACATTCAATCCGTTGCCGCAGACGGAAAGACGATGCAGAACGTGCAGATCTATCAGCCCGATCGCACGTCGCCGTTTCGCCAGATTCTCACCGCGAAATCCGCGCGCATCGAGGGGACGGAGATCGTGCTGGAAAAGCCGGACATCGCACGCATCAAAGCCGACGGCACCGTGAGCGCGCTCTCGGTGTCGGGGACGGAGATGCGGATCTCGCTGCCGATGGGTGACAATGGGCAGAATTTCTTGAGCAGCTCGTTCAACGACACGTTCACGATGGATTCGAAGCGGCTTGCGCAGGACATCAAGTTCCGCAAGCAGACCGGACAAGGCGGAACGGATCTCGCCGGCCGCGAGCTGACGCTCGGCGGCAAGTACGCGTATCCGTTCGCGTCGTTCATCGCCGTGATCGTCGCGGTGCCGCTCGCGGTGCGGTTCGGCAAGCGCGGGCGGATGCTCGGCGTTGTGCTGTCGATCGTGCTGCTGTTCATCTACTACGGTCTGGTCGCGCTGGCCGGCGCGTTCGGCCGCAACGGTTCGATCGATCCCTACCTCGCGGCGTGGCTGCCGAACATCATCCTCGCGGCGGTCGGCGGGTTTCTGATCTGGCGCGAGGACCGGTGATCCGCCGGGCCTCTCGCCGCGCGGGCGTGACGGTGGTCGCGCTCTCGCTCATGCTGTGCGCGATTCCGCCGATTCCGTCGGCCGGGATCGAAACGACGAATCCGAACTCTCCCGAAGCGACGCACGCGCTCGCGATGCTCGACCAGAGCTGCGGCACCGCACCGCAGGACGTGCAGGCGGCGGAGGTCGCGCAGGCGTCGGCATCGCCGGCAGCGTCCGCGTCGCCGGGTGCCTCCGAATCGCCGGT is a genomic window containing:
- a CDS encoding ISL3 family transposase, encoding MRDTEFIRGLLRVEDPWDVTESKLDLERNRVDVRLEWQGAGRCPKCDRECPKHDHRERVWRDLDLAGDQLFLHASVPRIDCPEHGVTTVAIPWSSGRTEFTSRFERLAIALLLEMSVAAVARRLGISWEQVDSIMLRAVERGKQRRLPRLVRHLGIDEKAVKKRHRYFTIVSDLDRGEVLWVGRGRKRESIDAFYDGLSHEQLHAIEGIAMDMWQPYFESTVAHVPDAARKIVFDKYHITAYLTKAVDLTRRAMMRDKTLDRTALKGTKYSWLRSFANLDRDERRDLSALRSQYKRLGRAWSMKEHFTEFWRYRRESAARRFFADWYRWATHSQLPEMISVARTLKRHFANIITYIRKPITNAAAESLNSKIQMIKFRARGYRNEGRFAAAILFHCGGLDLLPAHPKS
- a CDS encoding lytic transglycosylase domain-containing protein, whose amino-acid sequence is MSPRALWTSALLAFAALSGCSGGGLLPGGPHSMPPDRLSALVRGASSTNAVDPKLVFAMIDAESHGDPSAVSRVGAQGLMQLMPDTSALYGVVNPFDPYQNVDGGTRYLHDLLRRYRGNVRLAVAAYNAGPGAVDAARGIPHYAETRAYVDRVVAGLR
- a CDS encoding LptF/LptG family permease, with the protein product MRSPAFARAPAPKLRLPILDAYLLREVAGPFGFALGAFFLFWFANIFVLAADYLVNKGAPLFLVLRFLLFRVPQATPLAFPFASLFGTLLGFGRLMADNEINALRTSGVSFLRIIRLPVLAGAAVAITSFLVNEHIAPIATDLSTRSFYQILYRSQTLPLEPDIFRADPSSGNVFYIQSVAADGKTMQNVQIYQPDRTSPFRQILTAKSARIEGTEIVLEKPDIARIKADGTVSALSVSGTEMRISLPMGDNGQNFLSSSFNDTFTMDSKRLAQDIKFRKQTGQGGTDLAGRELTLGGKYAYPFASFIAVIVAVPLAVRFGKRGRMLGVVLSIVLLFIYYGLVALAGAFGRNGSIDPYLAAWLPNIILAAVGGFLIWREDR